In Vibrio sp. STUT-A11, a genomic segment contains:
- the gyrA gene encoding DNA gyrase subunit A, whose amino-acid sequence MSDLAKEITPVNIEDELRGSYLDYAMSVIVGRALPDVRDGLKPVHRRVLFAMNVLGNDWNKPYKKSARVVGDVIGKYHPHGDSAVYDTIVRMAQPFSLRYMLVDGQGNFGSIDGDSAAAMRYTEVRMAKIAHELLADLDKETVDYVPNYDGTEQIPAVLPTKIPNLLVNGASGIAVGMATNIPPHNLGEVIDGCLAYINNEAITIDELMDYIPGPDFPTAALISGRKGIVDAYKTGRGKIYMRSKAEIETEKNGKETIVVTEIPYQVNKARLIEKIAELVKDKKVEGISALRDESDKDGMRIVIECKRDAVGEVVLNNLYAQTQLQTTFGINMVALNNGQPQLFNLKDMLKCFVDHRREVVTRRTIFELRKARERAHILEGLALALANIDEIIDLIRKAPTPAEAKAGLIARGWDLGNVAAMLERAGTDAARPEWLEPQYGIRDGQYFLTEQQAQAILDLRLHKLTGLEHEKILAEYKELLDEIAELMHILASTERLMEVIREELEAVRDGFGDARRTEITAASHDIDMEELIAREDVVVTLSHGGYVKYQILSDYESQRRGGKGRSATKMKDEDHIERLLVANTHDNILCFSTRGKTYRLKVYQLPLASRTARGKPIVNILPLEDGERITAILRVDEFSEDKFIFMATGDGTVKKTPLNQFANVRANGLIAVNLRDDDSLIGVDITNGDSDIMLFSKAGKVVRFSEDKVRAMGRTAAGVRGMKLGEDDQVVSLIVPSNEGDILTVTENGYGKRTELAEYPTKGRATQGVVSIKVSERNGPVVGAVQVEEGDEMMMITDAGTLVRTRVAEVSQVGRNTQGVTLIRTAEDESVVGLQRIDEIEEADLPEGEESEAIESNAEQQDPESPPTEDSED is encoded by the coding sequence ATGAGCGATTTAGCTAAAGAGATCACGCCCGTAAACATTGAAGACGAGCTTCGAGGTTCATATCTAGACTACGCGATGTCAGTAATCGTGGGTCGTGCTCTTCCAGATGTGCGTGATGGCCTAAAACCAGTACACCGCCGCGTTTTGTTCGCGATGAACGTACTAGGCAACGATTGGAACAAACCATATAAAAAATCAGCCCGTGTTGTCGGCGACGTTATCGGTAAATATCACCCACACGGTGATAGCGCTGTGTACGATACAATCGTACGTATGGCTCAGCCGTTCTCACTTCGTTATATGTTGGTTGACGGCCAAGGTAACTTTGGCTCGATCGATGGCGACTCTGCTGCGGCAATGCGTTATACCGAAGTTCGTATGGCAAAAATTGCCCACGAACTTTTGGCTGATCTAGATAAAGAGACCGTAGACTACGTACCGAACTACGATGGTACGGAGCAGATTCCAGCGGTTCTTCCAACCAAGATTCCGAACCTGCTGGTCAACGGTGCTTCTGGTATCGCGGTAGGTATGGCAACCAACATCCCGCCACACAACCTTGGCGAAGTGATCGATGGCTGCCTTGCATACATCAATAATGAAGCAATCACTATTGATGAACTAATGGATTACATCCCTGGTCCAGATTTCCCGACGGCAGCACTAATCAGCGGCCGTAAAGGCATTGTAGACGCGTACAAAACAGGTCGCGGTAAGATCTACATGCGTTCAAAAGCGGAAATCGAAACAGAGAAGAACGGCAAAGAAACCATCGTCGTTACTGAAATTCCTTACCAAGTAAACAAAGCTCGTTTGATCGAGAAGATTGCTGAGCTGGTTAAAGATAAGAAAGTTGAAGGCATCAGTGCGCTACGTGACGAATCTGACAAAGATGGTATGCGTATCGTTATTGAATGTAAGCGTGATGCAGTAGGCGAAGTGGTTCTTAACAACCTGTACGCACAGACTCAGCTGCAAACGACTTTCGGTATCAACATGGTCGCGCTTAATAACGGTCAGCCACAGCTATTCAACCTGAAAGATATGTTGAAGTGCTTCGTGGATCACCGTCGTGAAGTGGTTACTCGTCGTACTATTTTCGAATTACGTAAAGCTCGTGAGCGTGCCCACATCCTCGAAGGTTTGGCGCTTGCACTAGCGAACATCGATGAAATCATCGACCTAATTCGTAAAGCGCCAACGCCAGCAGAAGCGAAAGCAGGTCTTATCGCTCGTGGTTGGGATCTAGGTAACGTAGCGGCAATGCTTGAACGTGCTGGTACTGACGCCGCTCGCCCTGAGTGGCTAGAGCCGCAATACGGTATCCGTGACGGCCAGTACTTCCTGACAGAGCAACAAGCGCAAGCCATTCTAGACCTACGTCTACACAAACTGACTGGTCTTGAGCACGAGAAGATTCTGGCTGAATACAAAGAGCTTCTAGACGAAATCGCTGAGTTAATGCACATTCTTGCAAGCACTGAGCGTTTGATGGAAGTGATTCGTGAAGAACTAGAAGCGGTTCGTGACGGCTTTGGCGATGCACGCCGTACTGAAATCACTGCAGCGAGCCATGACATTGACATGGAAGAGCTGATTGCACGTGAAGACGTAGTGGTCACTCTGTCTCACGGCGGTTACGTTAAGTACCAAATCCTGAGCGATTACGAATCACAACGTCGTGGTGGTAAAGGCAGAAGTGCAACTAAGATGAAAGACGAAGACCATATTGAGCGTCTTCTCGTGGCAAATACTCACGACAACATCCTGTGTTTCTCCACTCGTGGTAAAACTTACCGCTTGAAAGTTTACCAACTGCCGCTTGCGAGCCGTACTGCTCGTGGTAAGCCTATCGTTAACATTCTTCCTCTGGAAGATGGTGAACGTATCACGGCGATCCTGCGAGTAGATGAGTTCTCTGAAGATAAGTTCATCTTTATGGCGACAGGTGACGGTACGGTTAAGAAGACACCGTTGAACCAATTTGCCAACGTTCGTGCAAACGGTCTAATCGCAGTGAACCTACGTGATGACGATTCGCTAATCGGTGTTGATATCACCAATGGTGACAGCGACATCATGCTGTTCTCTAAAGCAGGTAAAGTCGTTCGCTTCAGCGAAGATAAAGTACGTGCTATGGGTCGTACCGCTGCTGGTGTTCGTGGTATGAAGTTGGGTGAAGATGACCAAGTTGTGTCTCTGATTGTTCCTTCAAACGAAGGCGATATCCTGACAGTGACCGAAAATGGCTATGGTAAACGTACCGAGCTTGCCGAGTACCCAACCAAGGGTCGTGCAACTCAAGGTGTCGTCTCTATCAAAGTATCTGAGCGTAACGGTCCAGTTGTTGGCGCAGTGCAAGTCGAAGAAGGTGATGAGATGATGATGATCACCGACGCTGGTACTCTGGTTCGTACACGTGTTGCAGAAGTTAGCCAAGTTGGTCGTAATACTCAGGGTGTTACCTTAATTCGTACGGCTGAAGATGAGTCAGTAGTAGGCTTGCAACGCATTGATGAAATTGAAGAGGCCGATTTACCTGAAGGTGAAGAAAGCGAAGCGATTGAATCAAACGCAGAGCAGCAAGATCCTGAATCACCTCCTACGGAAGACAGTGAAGATTAA
- the ribA gene encoding GTP cyclohydrolase II — protein sequence MNVITKVHQELNRVSVDMAEVRARVDFKVGAKSDIDAEILSFRGLKTDKEHVAVIFNQADQVQETPLVRMHSECLTGDVFHSSRCDCGEQLEETIQIMGESGGIILYLRQEGRGIGLYNKIDAYRLQSQGMNTYEANNHLGFDDDLRDFTEAAQMLQALDVNKIRLVTNNPKKIRELAEYGIEIVEVVNTSAHIKDGNENYLKAKVSHGKHNLKV from the coding sequence ATGAATGTAATAACGAAAGTGCATCAAGAATTAAATCGAGTGAGTGTAGATATGGCTGAAGTACGTGCCAGAGTAGATTTTAAAGTCGGGGCTAAAAGTGATATTGATGCTGAAATCCTGTCTTTCCGTGGTTTGAAGACGGATAAAGAGCATGTGGCAGTTATCTTTAATCAAGCAGACCAAGTTCAAGAAACGCCATTAGTGCGTATGCATTCTGAGTGTCTGACCGGCGATGTTTTTCACTCTTCTCGTTGTGACTGTGGTGAGCAGTTAGAAGAGACGATACAGATCATGGGAGAGTCTGGCGGCATTATTCTTTATCTGCGTCAAGAAGGGCGCGGTATTGGTCTATATAACAAGATTGATGCGTACCGACTACAAAGCCAGGGTATGAACACCTATGAGGCGAATAATCACCTAGGCTTTGATGACGATCTGCGCGATTTCACTGAAGCTGCTCAAATGTTACAAGCTTTAGATGTTAATAAGATCCGCTTAGTAACGAATAACCCTAAAAAAATCCGTGAATTAGCTGAATACGGTATCGAAATCGTTGAAGTGGTTAACACTTCTGCTCACATCAAAGATGGTAACGAAAACTATCTCAAAGCTAAAGTCTCTCACGGTAAACACAACCTGAAAGTTTAG
- a CDS encoding imelysin family protein gives MNAKTVLVQAIAASLFISSGTAVAAQVTKQDVVEHYADVAHAVFSDSLTTAKTLDVKIDEFLKAPSAKKLEDVKQAWLDSRVPYQQSEVFRFGNAIVDDWEGQLNAWPLDEGLIDYVAADYQYELGNEGAAANIVANTSLTIGATKLDVSKITPELIADLNEVGGSEANVASGYHAIEFLLWGQDLNGTNAGAGQRAYTDFVVGSDCTNGHCDRRGEYLKAAAELLVQDLEWMEKQWSADAKDNYRQELLADSADNGLRKMMFGMGSLSLGELAGERMKVALEANSTEDEHDCFSDNTHNSHYYNEQGIYNVYMGLYKRQDGTLLTGPSIADLVTQQDEQAAKEIQKQFDDTRSQVGELVTSAEKNNQHFDQLIAVDNVQGNALVNETIMSLVAQTGAIERAASIIGIDSLSPDTADHEF, from the coding sequence ATGAATGCAAAAACAGTATTAGTTCAAGCTATTGCTGCTTCACTTTTTATTTCCAGTGGTACTGCCGTTGCTGCTCAAGTAACCAAGCAAGACGTTGTCGAACATTATGCAGATGTTGCACATGCGGTATTCTCAGACTCATTAACAACGGCTAAAACGTTAGACGTTAAAATCGATGAGTTCCTAAAAGCCCCTTCAGCTAAAAAGCTAGAAGACGTGAAACAAGCATGGCTTGACTCTCGCGTTCCATATCAACAATCTGAAGTATTCCGCTTTGGTAACGCGATCGTCGATGATTGGGAAGGTCAGCTTAACGCATGGCCGCTGGACGAAGGCCTGATCGACTACGTAGCCGCAGATTACCAGTATGAACTTGGTAACGAAGGCGCTGCGGCAAACATCGTGGCGAACACCAGTCTGACTATTGGTGCTACCAAACTAGACGTATCAAAAATCACACCTGAACTGATTGCTGATCTAAATGAAGTGGGTGGTTCTGAAGCGAACGTCGCTTCAGGTTATCACGCGATTGAATTCCTACTTTGGGGCCAAGATCTAAATGGTACAAATGCAGGAGCTGGTCAACGTGCTTACACTGATTTTGTAGTGGGCTCTGACTGTACTAATGGCCACTGTGACCGTCGTGGCGAATACCTCAAAGCCGCTGCCGAGCTGTTAGTTCAAGATCTTGAATGGATGGAGAAACAGTGGTCAGCGGACGCGAAAGATAATTACCGTCAGGAACTGCTTGCAGATTCAGCAGACAATGGTCTTCGTAAGATGATGTTTGGTATGGGATCGTTATCTCTTGGTGAGTTGGCTGGTGAGCGTATGAAAGTAGCGTTAGAAGCGAACTCAACAGAAGACGAGCACGATTGTTTCTCAGATAACACACACAACTCTCACTACTACAACGAACAGGGTATCTATAACGTGTACATGGGGCTGTATAAGCGCCAGGACGGTACGTTATTGACTGGACCAAGTATTGCAGACCTTGTTACACAACAAGATGAGCAAGCCGCGAAAGAGATTCAGAAGCAATTTGATGATACTCGTAGTCAAGTGGGTGAGTTGGTTACTTCAGCAGAGAAGAATAACCAACATTTCGATCAGTTGATTGCTGTCGATAACGTTCAAGGCAATGCGTTAGTGAATGAAACTATTATGTCATTAGTGGCACAAACAGGTGCAATTGAACGTGCTGCAAGCATTATTGGCATTGATAGCCTGAGTCCAGATACTGCCGATCACGAGTTCTAA
- a CDS encoding di-heme oxidoredictase family protein, with protein MKPSPLNYFHLALFFTAALSTSVSAYEVRSGGKTSVKKDGANAYSLPAANLPMSKRLDFSVGNSFFRNPWVQAPATTDARDGLGPLFNTNGCQNCHIKDGRGHPPEEGDIHAVSMLVRLSIPAMTAEQKKAYIIDGGIPEPTYGGQLQDFALQDQIPEGKISITYSDVPVQFNDGTTVTLRKPTLKITNLGYGEMHPDTQFSARVAPPMIGLGLLESIPDETLLAWADENDNDKDGISGKVNKVWDIERGDFALGRFGWKAGQPTLMQQNAAAFNGDVGLTSHLFPNENCTSKQTICDELPNGGEPEVSQNILDFVEFYSQHLAVPIRRNVEDPQVQLGQKIFASAGCESCHKTNVKTAKRTDLPALSEQKIHPYTDLLLHDMGEGLADHRPEYLANGREWRTPPLWGLGYTEEVNGHTYYLHDGRARNVMEAVLWHGGEAEAAKQNVLALSKRERDALVAFLGSL; from the coding sequence ATGAAGCCATCACCCCTTAATTACTTTCACTTAGCGCTATTCTTTACTGCTGCACTTTCTACTTCTGTTTCCGCTTATGAGGTTCGTTCGGGCGGAAAAACCAGTGTTAAAAAAGACGGCGCGAACGCCTATTCGCTTCCCGCGGCAAACTTACCCATGAGTAAACGACTGGATTTTAGTGTCGGGAATAGCTTTTTTAGAAACCCTTGGGTGCAAGCACCAGCGACGACGGATGCACGAGATGGACTTGGCCCACTATTTAATACCAACGGTTGTCAAAACTGTCATATTAAAGATGGTCGCGGTCATCCGCCGGAAGAAGGGGATATTCACGCCGTTTCAATGTTAGTGCGTTTGAGCATCCCTGCGATGACAGCAGAGCAAAAAAAAGCCTACATCATTGATGGTGGCATTCCTGAGCCAACTTATGGTGGTCAGCTTCAAGATTTTGCCCTCCAGGACCAAATTCCAGAAGGTAAAATATCGATCACGTATAGCGATGTTCCGGTGCAATTTAATGACGGCACAACGGTGACACTAAGAAAACCAACCCTAAAAATCACCAACTTGGGATATGGTGAGATGCACCCGGATACCCAGTTTTCGGCGCGTGTCGCACCACCTATGATTGGCTTGGGTCTATTGGAAAGCATTCCTGACGAGACTCTACTTGCCTGGGCGGATGAAAACGACAACGACAAAGATGGTATTTCCGGGAAAGTAAACAAAGTTTGGGATATCGAAAGAGGGGACTTCGCACTAGGTCGCTTCGGCTGGAAAGCGGGTCAGCCAACATTGATGCAACAGAACGCAGCCGCCTTTAATGGTGATGTCGGCCTCACAAGTCATTTGTTCCCGAACGAAAACTGTACATCAAAACAAACCATTTGTGATGAGTTACCAAATGGTGGTGAACCAGAAGTTAGCCAGAATATTCTCGATTTCGTAGAGTTTTATAGTCAGCACTTAGCCGTTCCAATTCGTCGTAATGTAGAAGACCCGCAAGTGCAACTAGGTCAGAAAATCTTTGCCTCAGCAGGTTGTGAAAGCTGCCATAAAACAAACGTTAAAACCGCCAAGCGAACTGACTTACCGGCGCTTTCAGAACAGAAAATTCACCCATATACCGACTTATTGCTACACGATATGGGGGAGGGATTGGCAGATCACCGACCTGAATATCTGGCGAACGGTCGCGAATGGCGTACCCCACCTCTTTGGGGACTTGGTTATACCGAAGAAGTCAACGGACACACCTACTATTTGCACGATGGTCGAGCACGCAATGTGATGGAAGCGGTACTTTGGCATGGTGGTGAAGCAGAGGCTGCAAAGCAGAATGTACTGGCTTTAAGTAAGCGCGAGCGCGATGCGCTGGTGGCTTTCCTGGGCTCGTTATAA
- a CDS encoding imelysin family protein: MNKKLLVSAVVTALSLTGCQSTLSEEASLAEKTNHISQSVYEVEHQSAYAFLVQSSSLEQAFNDFCASEAKDSSAVKQQWHETMRAWMALQGQERGPASALEQSWNVQFWPDKKNTTGRKMSALTKSDQVWSAQEISTQSVTVQGLGALEWLLYDSASTLETNSNTCSTGVSIAQNLNAKAKMIADAWSMNPWKAMQKTQWESEYISLLSNQLEYSMKKLSRPMAKIGHPRPYFSESWRSGSSLANLKANVQSMQTLYFANGHGLDALLREQDKSSLADRVSRQFAMTLDTWPEEQSLFAALQTVEGYRTVLAQFNKLEQLKYLIHEEVAIELGVVIGFNATDGD; the protein is encoded by the coding sequence GTGAATAAAAAACTATTAGTTAGCGCTGTCGTTACTGCGTTAAGTTTGACGGGGTGCCAGTCAACACTGAGTGAAGAAGCCAGTCTGGCAGAGAAAACGAATCATATTTCACAAAGTGTGTATGAAGTCGAGCATCAATCCGCTTATGCCTTTCTAGTTCAAAGCTCGTCTTTAGAACAAGCTTTCAATGATTTTTGTGCTTCTGAGGCTAAAGATTCATCTGCTGTTAAACAACAATGGCATGAAACCATGCGTGCCTGGATGGCATTGCAAGGTCAGGAGCGCGGGCCAGCAAGTGCGTTGGAGCAAAGTTGGAATGTGCAGTTCTGGCCGGATAAAAAGAACACGACCGGACGAAAAATGTCGGCACTTACAAAATCGGATCAGGTTTGGAGTGCACAAGAGATATCAACGCAGAGCGTGACGGTACAAGGCTTAGGCGCGCTTGAGTGGTTACTTTATGACAGTGCATCAACGCTGGAAACGAACAGTAATACTTGTTCCACCGGGGTTTCTATTGCACAAAACCTTAACGCTAAAGCAAAGATGATTGCGGATGCTTGGAGCATGAACCCATGGAAAGCAATGCAAAAAACGCAGTGGGAGTCGGAATATATTTCGTTACTGTCGAACCAGCTTGAGTACAGCATGAAGAAGTTGAGCCGTCCGATGGCGAAAATTGGCCACCCGAGACCGTACTTTTCGGAATCCTGGCGTTCGGGCTCCTCTCTGGCGAATTTGAAAGCGAACGTGCAAAGCATGCAGACATTATATTTCGCCAATGGTCACGGTTTGGATGCACTGTTACGCGAACAGGACAAATCGTCCCTGGCAGATCGAGTTTCTCGTCAGTTTGCCATGACACTTGATACCTGGCCTGAAGAGCAAAGTTTATTTGCCGCACTACAAACGGTTGAGGGTTACCGAACTGTTTTGGCACAGTTCAACAAGTTAGAACAATTGAAGTACCTCATTCATGAAGAGGTGGCTATCGAACTCGGCGTGGTTATAGGATTTAATGCTACCGATGGTGACTGA